A single genomic interval of Lathyrus oleraceus cultivar Zhongwan6 chromosome 7, CAAS_Psat_ZW6_1.0, whole genome shotgun sequence harbors:
- the LOC127104135 gene encoding uncharacterized protein LOC127104135, translated as MVHPPPQKKVTLSLSKSVKTSSKSSEAIIPSKDKNDVEEESRFKGSDFRNPSMHVEGSENPTEVETSATGKELKKSVASILKEVNSDILQDVQTSLAKDPSPDNDSSEKVEENVPEHATRERRSKKKVELVVNRRKGKTIAFEESPSREVKRKTDGLKGSPSRSSKGKSPIGPTRSWSKVVTPTRKIKVVSSSESEFDVENDVQDITPIKRSSNKKPHDARPKAPLDNASLHYVKKAERWKYVIQRRVSLERKFGKDSLKCKEVIELIEADGLMKTVTHFGPCYESLVKEFVVTIPDGCDDLKSTTYGKVYVRRNVVTFSPVVINKFLGRPDEPQVEMEVTDDRVCKEITTKQVRHWTNKEKLHAGKFSVKYVILHRIGTAN; from the exons ATGGTTCATCCCCCTCCTCAGAAGAAAGTTACACTGTCTTTGTCTAAAAGTGTCAAGACTTCTAGTAAGTCTTCTGAAGCTATAATCCCCAGTAAAGATAAAAATGACGTTGAAGAAGAATCTAGGTTTAAAGGGTCTGATTTCAGAAACCCTAGTATGCATGTTGAAGGCTCTGAAAATCCCACTGAAGTAGAAACAAGTGCCACTGGTAAGGAACTTAAGAAGTCCGTTGCATCTATTTTGAAGGAAGTAAACTCTGATATTTTGCAAGATGTTCAAACATCTTTGGCAAAAGATCCAAGCCCTGACAATGACTCGAGTGAAAAAGTTGAGGAAAACGTTCCTGAACATGCAACCCGTGAGAGAAGAAGTAAAAAGAAAGTTGAGCTTGTTGTCAAT AGACGTAAAGGAAAGACTATTGCTTTTGAAGAATCTCCCTCCAGGGAAGTAAAGAGAAAAACTGATGGGTTGAAAGGTTCTCCTTCTAGAAGCTCCAAAGGAAAATCTCCTATTGGACCCACTAGGTCATGGAGTAAAGTTGTTACCCCTACTAGAAAGATAAAAGTTGTCTCTTCTAGTGAATCCGAGTTTGATGTTGAAAACGATGTCCAGGACATCACCCCTATAAAAAGATCTTCTAACAAGAAGCCTCATGATGCTAGGCCCAAAGCTCCATTGGACAATGCTTCTTTGCATTATGTGAAGAAAGCAGAAAGGTGGAAGTATGTCATTCAGAGGAGAGTATCCCTGGAAAGAAAATTTGGTAAAGATTCCCTTAAGTGTAAGGAGGTCATAGAACTGATAGAAGCAGATGGATTGATGAAGACAGTCACACACTTTGGACCTTGCTATGAAAGCTTAGTAAAGGAGTTTGTGGTGACTATCCCTGATGGATGCGATGACCTGAAGAGCACTACCTATGGAAAGGTATATGTGAGAAGAAATGTTGTAACATTCTCCCCAGTTGTGATCAATAAATTCCTAGGAAGACCAGATGAACCTCAGGTTGAAATGGAAGTCACTGATGATCGGGTGTGCAAAGAGATCACAACCAAGCAGGTTAGACATTGGACAAACAAAGAGAAGTTGCATGCTGGTAAGTTCAGTGTAAAATATGTCATCCTACACAGGATTGGTACTGCCAATTAG